From Chryseobacterium gallinarum, one genomic window encodes:
- a CDS encoding SMP-30/gluconolactonase/LRE family protein: MKNICKIGMIGLVFALVNCQSVNYSKMFYEGVKPEKVSDQFSFTEGPSADSEGNVYFTDQPNDKIYFWDWKTNRIIEFLDKTGRANGTHFDKDDNLITCSDDQGEIWKISKDKKVEVLSKGFEGKRLNGPNDVWNDASGGMYFTDPLYERDYWVNFKQELFHKSLYYRSKEGKISRLETFTQPNGIIGSEKLKKLYVSDIDAGKTYVYDILGEGKLSGKRLFCEMGSDGMTLDKHGNLYLTGDGVHVFNREGKKMYHISIPEEWTSNVTFGGENNNVLFITASKSVYTFPTRVRGIK; the protein is encoded by the coding sequence ATGAAGAATATCTGTAAAATAGGAATGATTGGTTTGGTTTTCGCATTGGTAAACTGTCAATCAGTAAATTATAGCAAAATGTTTTATGAAGGGGTAAAGCCGGAAAAAGTTTCCGATCAGTTCAGTTTTACAGAAGGACCATCCGCGGATAGTGAAGGGAATGTCTATTTCACTGACCAGCCCAATGATAAAATTTATTTTTGGGATTGGAAAACCAACCGGATCATTGAATTTTTAGATAAAACGGGAAGGGCAAACGGAACCCATTTTGATAAAGATGATAATTTGATTACCTGTTCAGACGATCAGGGGGAAATCTGGAAAATATCAAAAGATAAAAAGGTGGAAGTCCTTTCAAAAGGATTTGAAGGAAAGAGGCTAAACGGCCCCAACGATGTATGGAATGATGCTTCTGGAGGCATGTATTTTACTGATCCTTTGTATGAAAGAGACTATTGGGTCAATTTTAAGCAGGAACTGTTTCATAAAAGTTTGTACTACAGAAGTAAGGAGGGTAAGATTTCCAGGCTGGAAACTTTTACCCAGCCTAATGGAATCATAGGAAGTGAAAAACTGAAAAAATTATATGTTTCAGACATTGATGCCGGAAAAACTTATGTTTATGACATTTTGGGAGAGGGTAAGCTGTCAGGGAAAAGGCTTTTTTGTGAAATGGGATCAGATGGAATGACGTTGGATAAGCATGGGAACCTTTATTTAACCGGTGACGGGGTGCATGTTTTTAACCGTGAGGGAAAAAAGATGTATCATATTTCCATTCCTGAAGAATGGACATCCAATGTGACTTTCGGAGGTGAAAATAACAATGTTTTATTCATAACCGCCTCAAAATCGGTGTATACTTTTCCGACGAGAGTGAGAGGGATAAAATAA
- a CDS encoding DEAD/DEAH box helicase, translated as MELQSIYQKLQIQDMNQMQKSTYKASEDHTDIVLLSPTGSGKTLAFLFPVLRNLKRNVQGVQALILVPARELALQIEQVFKAMGTDFKVSVCYGGHDKKIEVNNLIEAPAVLIGTPGRVAYHIRNNNFDPETITTLVLDEFDKALELGFHDDMEFIINSLKGVSQRILTSATVMDEIPAFTGLKKEKIINFLKEKEVKPDIQLRKVMTIPEEKLDTLFNLVCKIGNKRTLIFCNHRDAVDRISELLHQMGIDRETFHGGMEQDERERALLKFRNDSARILITTDLAARGLDIPEVESIVHYQLPPKEDAFIHRNGRTARMNAKGFVYLIMTEEENFPFIKSNTPEESVAGFTKVPQKTPFQTIYISAGKKDKVNKVDIAGYLLKKGELQKEEVGIIEVKDTTSYVAVARNKVNAVLRKLQNEKLKGKKVKMEVAY; from the coding sequence ATGGAACTACAATCAATTTATCAAAAACTGCAGATTCAGGATATGAATCAGATGCAGAAATCTACTTATAAAGCCTCTGAGGACCATACGGATATTGTCCTGCTTTCCCCTACTGGATCAGGAAAGACCCTTGCCTTTTTATTTCCGGTTCTCAGAAATCTGAAAAGGAATGTTCAGGGCGTGCAGGCATTGATCCTGGTTCCTGCCAGAGAACTGGCATTACAGATCGAGCAGGTTTTTAAAGCTATGGGTACGGATTTCAAAGTTTCCGTTTGCTATGGTGGTCATGATAAAAAAATTGAGGTCAACAATTTAATTGAAGCTCCGGCTGTTCTGATCGGAACTCCGGGAAGGGTCGCTTATCACATACGAAATAATAATTTTGATCCGGAAACCATTACAACATTGGTTCTGGATGAGTTTGACAAGGCATTGGAACTAGGGTTTCACGATGATATGGAGTTTATCATCAATTCATTGAAAGGCGTCTCACAAAGAATTCTTACTTCTGCAACCGTAATGGATGAAATTCCTGCATTTACAGGATTAAAAAAGGAGAAAATCATCAATTTCCTTAAAGAAAAGGAAGTAAAACCTGATATTCAGCTGAGAAAAGTAATGACAATTCCGGAAGAAAAACTGGATACCTTGTTCAACCTTGTCTGTAAAATCGGGAACAAAAGAACCCTGATATTCTGTAATCACCGTGACGCTGTAGACCGTATTTCGGAACTACTGCATCAGATGGGAATTGATAGGGAAACATTCCATGGCGGAATGGAGCAGGATGAAAGGGAGCGTGCTTTACTGAAATTCAGAAATGATTCCGCCAGAATTCTTATTACAACGGATCTTGCTGCTCGTGGACTTGATATTCCTGAAGTGGAATCTATTGTTCATTATCAGCTTCCTCCAAAAGAAGATGCTTTCATCCACAGAAATGGCCGTACCGCAAGAATGAACGCCAAAGGATTTGTCTATCTGATTATGACAGAAGAGGAAAATTTTCCATTCATTAAAAGCAATACCCCTGAAGAAAGTGTCGCCGGATTTACCAAAGTCCCGCAAAAAACGCCTTTCCAGACGATTTACATCAGTGCAGGAAAAAAAGACAAGGTCAATAAAGTGGATATTGCAGGCTATTTGCTTAAAAAAGGCGAATTACAAAAAGAAGAGGTGGGTATTATTGAGGTAAAAGATACGACTTCTTATGTAGCGGTTGCCAGAAATAAGGTGAATGCTGTTTTGAGAAAGCTTCAGAATGAAAAACTGAAGGGAAAAAAAGTGAAAATGGAGGTTGCTTATTAA
- a CDS encoding DNA methyltransferase produces the protein MKLYQTLERQIKKEPNYVSDNGEIKKWVVLNKAQNFDEELIGLLLDDPDLKEKFFVKVKNVRVFKQNLFIRFLEQKNYLNDSYTQFKNKVGLTIDGKHLKQRNEVSLVWPFKDCILEGGQSREEDKREEIFFNETLAQDEITELLDPKVLTNAKRFDRDGEHSFDGFNRDENGTITDNLIIKGNNLLALHSLKKEFAGKVKLIYIDPPYNTGGDSFNYNDNFNHSTWLTFMKNRLEVAKSLLTDDGSILVQADWNEIHYLKVLLDSVFNRENFRNEIIWAYHGPGSPKMKQYNRKHDNILWYSKSNSDWIFNGDEVRMSSEVHVGGFNNEMNINVSNEYTDRGKIPEDWWEMGRDKEEFVEEMSNLYDEYAKIKDKNWWKMAVAARIRVDGKKRSGYLTEKPYKLIERFIKAHTNKNDIILDFFAGSGTTGFVSDYLSRQFILVEQLENTHKIIKDRFEGINYTYLELKKYNQTFIEKIEKAKDEETLLHIWEEMKARSFLNYNVDIQRQEQCIEDFKALSLKEQKHHLCELLDKNQLYVNLSSLNDQNFECTPEERKVTQEFYQLKN, from the coding sequence ATGAAACTTTATCAAACCCTTGAAAGGCAGATTAAAAAAGAACCTAATTACGTTTCCGATAACGGAGAAATTAAAAAATGGGTGGTCCTGAATAAAGCACAGAATTTTGATGAAGAACTGATCGGGCTGCTGTTGGATGATCCCGATCTGAAGGAAAAATTTTTTGTGAAAGTAAAAAATGTCCGGGTATTTAAACAAAATCTTTTTATCCGGTTTCTTGAGCAGAAAAACTATCTGAATGACAGTTATACCCAATTCAAAAACAAAGTAGGGTTAACGATTGATGGTAAACATCTGAAACAACGCAATGAAGTCTCATTGGTCTGGCCATTTAAAGACTGTATCCTTGAAGGCGGACAAAGCCGTGAAGAAGATAAAAGAGAAGAGATCTTTTTTAATGAAACCCTGGCACAGGACGAAATCACAGAACTGCTTGATCCAAAAGTATTAACCAATGCCAAACGGTTTGACCGGGATGGTGAACATTCTTTTGACGGATTTAACCGTGACGAAAACGGAACCATTACCGATAACCTGATTATCAAAGGAAACAATCTGTTAGCATTACATTCTCTGAAAAAGGAATTTGCAGGTAAGGTGAAGCTGATTTATATAGATCCGCCGTATAATACCGGAGGTGATTCTTTTAATTATAATGATAATTTTAATCATTCTACTTGGTTGACTTTTATGAAAAATAGGCTAGAGGTTGCAAAAAGTTTACTTACAGATGATGGAAGTATACTAGTTCAGGCGGATTGGAATGAAATACACTATTTAAAAGTCTTATTGGATTCTGTTTTCAATAGAGAAAACTTTAGAAATGAAATAATTTGGGCCTACCATGGACCTGGATCTCCTAAAATGAAGCAATATAACAGAAAACATGATAATATTTTATGGTATTCAAAGTCTAATTCTGATTGGATTTTCAATGGAGATGAAGTCCGGATGTCATCAGAAGTGCACGTTGGTGGTTTTAACAATGAAATGAATATAAATGTAAGTAATGAATACACTGATAGGGGAAAAATCCCTGAGGATTGGTGGGAAATGGGCAGAGATAAAGAGGAGTTTGTAGAAGAAATGTCTAATCTCTATGATGAATATGCAAAAATCAAAGACAAAAATTGGTGGAAAATGGCTGTTGCAGCAAGAATTAGAGTGGATGGTAAAAAAAGATCAGGCTATCTAACTGAAAAGCCATATAAACTTATAGAAAGATTTATCAAAGCTCATACAAATAAAAATGATATTATACTGGACTTTTTTGCAGGAAGCGGAACCACAGGTTTTGTTTCGGATTATCTGAGCCGGCAGTTTATTTTGGTTGAGCAACTTGAAAATACGCATAAAATCATTAAGGACAGATTCGAAGGAATTAATTATACCTATCTCGAACTCAAAAAATACAACCAAACCTTTATAGAAAAAATAGAAAAGGCAAAAGATGAAGAAACACTTCTTCACATCTGGGAAGAGATGAAAGCCAGATCTTTTCTCAACTATAATGTAGATATCCAAAGGCAGGAGCAATGTATAGAAGACTTTAAAGCATTAAGCCTTAAAGAACAAAAGCACCACCTTTGTGAACTGCTCGACAAGAACCAGCTCTATGTCAATCTCTCTTCTCTTAACGATCAAAACTTTGAATGTACTCCGGAAGAGCGAAAAGTGACTCAGGAATTTTATCAACTTAAAAACTAA
- a CDS encoding DEAD/DEAH box helicase family protein: MTFLHEIFNNPFAHKALAEFDLPNGITDNLRFGIRPYQEEAFRRYLYTEHEDFEGKPGKPLHLLYNMATGSGKTLIMGGLMLHLYEKGYRNFLFFVNSNNIIQKTKDNFLNPQTSKYLFRDKIVINGKEVFLKQIDNFDESDHENINIKFTTIQQLHIDLNNSKENSVTYEDFQDKKIVLIADEAHHLNSGTKSGNLFGSWEETVLQILHQDFENILLEFTATLDYESREITGKYKDKVIYKYDLAQFRNDKFSKEINLVRSLYDEKERIIQALILNLYRQELATIHHINLKPVILFKAKKTIRESEQNKENFHKLIEDLSEAMVDKIRKTSAVPVVQKAFEFFEASNISESEIVKRIQAYFREENCLSANNDSEAEKNQILLNTLEDENNPIRAVFAVQKLNEGWDVLNLFDIVRLYEDRDGKEGNPGKTTLSEAQLIGRGARYYPFAVKEGDDKFVRKYDNDISNDLKILEELYYHTKEDSRYISELKKALVDSGIYEDEANLETKQLKLKAAFKASEFYKKGVVFSNKKIPKNLTHIKSFKDLGISKPKFSYQLSSGSGKTSNVFFELEKSVPLDDGIKSEGVRIQDIQKHVVRYALSRNPFYYFDNLSRYFPHIASIQDFIEDEKYLGGMEIIFYGTRSRLQEISHFDYLQALNGLLQNIEADIKHNTPDYEGSAFRAQPLHQVFRDKEIRVTKGSERAEGQEHLVSGEAWYAYNANYGTIEEKRFVELFSRRFKGLNQKFQNIHLIRNEREIKIFDKLGRAFEPDFILFCSQKKDKQLTYQVFIEPKGTHLLDYDRWKEDFLREMGGKKKTITFHTDQYLITAVPFYNHETEKEFERALDETLMN; this comes from the coding sequence ATGACATTTTTACACGAGATATTCAATAATCCGTTTGCTCATAAGGCATTGGCGGAATTTGATTTACCCAACGGCATCACTGACAATCTGAGATTTGGGATTCGCCCTTATCAGGAAGAAGCATTCAGGCGCTATTTATATACCGAACACGAAGATTTTGAAGGAAAACCAGGGAAACCTCTTCACCTTCTTTATAATATGGCGACAGGAAGCGGGAAAACCTTGATCATGGGAGGCTTGATGCTCCATCTTTATGAAAAAGGATACCGTAACTTTTTGTTTTTTGTTAACAGCAATAATATTATTCAGAAAACGAAGGATAATTTTCTTAATCCTCAGACCTCCAAATATTTATTCCGGGATAAAATCGTGATCAATGGTAAAGAAGTCTTTTTGAAGCAGATAGATAATTTTGATGAATCAGATCATGAAAATATCAACATCAAATTTACCACCATCCAGCAGCTTCATATTGATTTAAACAATAGCAAAGAAAATAGTGTTACCTATGAGGATTTTCAGGACAAGAAAATCGTTCTGATTGCCGATGAGGCGCATCACCTGAACAGTGGTACCAAAAGCGGCAACCTGTTTGGAAGCTGGGAAGAAACCGTTTTACAGATCCTGCACCAGGATTTTGAAAATATCCTGCTGGAATTTACGGCAACTCTAGATTATGAAAGCCGGGAAATTACCGGGAAATACAAAGATAAAGTTATTTATAAGTATGACCTTGCCCAGTTCAGGAATGATAAGTTCTCCAAGGAAATCAATCTGGTCCGCTCCCTGTATGATGAAAAAGAAAGGATTATTCAGGCTTTGATTCTGAATTTGTACCGCCAGGAGCTGGCCACCATTCATCATATTAATCTGAAACCCGTTATTCTTTTTAAAGCTAAAAAGACCATCAGGGAATCTGAACAGAATAAGGAAAATTTTCATAAGCTGATAGAGGATCTGTCTGAAGCAATGGTGGATAAGATCAGAAAAACATCTGCGGTTCCCGTTGTTCAAAAAGCTTTTGAGTTTTTCGAAGCCAGCAATATATCAGAAAGTGAAATAGTAAAACGGATACAGGCTTATTTCAGGGAAGAAAACTGCCTGAGTGCCAATAATGACTCCGAAGCGGAAAAAAATCAGATTCTGCTTAACACCCTGGAAGACGAAAATAACCCTATCCGTGCTGTATTTGCAGTTCAGAAGCTCAATGAAGGCTGGGATGTCCTCAATTTGTTTGATATTGTAAGGTTATACGAAGACCGTGATGGAAAAGAGGGTAACCCGGGAAAAACCACCCTTTCTGAAGCTCAGCTAATAGGCCGTGGAGCAAGATATTATCCTTTCGCTGTGAAAGAAGGAGATGATAAATTTGTAAGGAAATATGACAATGATATTTCAAATGATCTGAAAATCTTGGAGGAATTATATTACCATACCAAAGAAGACAGTCGTTATATTTCCGAACTTAAAAAAGCATTGGTAGACTCCGGGATCTATGAAGATGAAGCCAACCTTGAAACCAAACAGCTAAAACTGAAAGCAGCATTTAAGGCCTCTGAATTCTATAAAAAAGGTGTGGTTTTTTCCAATAAAAAAATCCCCAAAAATCTTACACATATAAAGTCTTTTAAAGATTTGGGTATTAGTAAGCCTAAGTTCAGCTACCAGCTTTCTTCAGGAAGTGGGAAAACTTCCAATGTGTTTTTTGAATTGGAAAAATCGGTTCCACTTGATGATGGTATTAAGTCTGAAGGTGTCAGGATTCAGGATATTCAGAAACATGTGGTCAGATATGCCTTAAGCAGGAATCCGTTTTATTACTTTGATAACCTTTCACGTTATTTTCCGCATATCGCATCCATCCAGGATTTTATAGAGGATGAGAAGTATCTGGGAGGTATGGAAATCATATTCTACGGGACCCGGAGCCGTCTTCAGGAAATTTCGCATTTTGATTACCTTCAGGCGCTGAATGGATTACTGCAAAATATAGAAGCAGATATTAAACATAACACTCCGGATTATGAAGGCTCTGCATTTCGGGCACAGCCTCTCCATCAGGTTTTCAGGGATAAAGAAATCAGGGTTACAAAAGGTAGTGAAAGGGCAGAAGGGCAGGAGCATTTGGTTTCAGGTGAAGCCTGGTATGCTTACAATGCCAATTACGGGACCATTGAAGAAAAACGGTTTGTAGAATTGTTTTCCAGGCGCTTCAAAGGGTTGAATCAGAAGTTTCAGAACATTCATCTGATCCGTAATGAAAGGGAAATTAAGATCTTTGATAAGCTGGGGCGTGCTTTTGAGCCGGATTTTATCCTGTTTTGTAGCCAGAAGAAAGATAAACAGCTGACTTACCAGGTTTTTATAGAGCCGAAAGGAACACATCTGCTGGATTATGATAGATGGAAAGAAGATTTTTTAAGGGAAATGGGAGGGAAGAAGAAAACCATTACATTTCATACAGACCAATATTTGATAACTGCGGTACCATTCTATAATCATGAAACGGAAAAAGAATTTGAAAGGGCATTAGATGAAACACTGATGAACTGA
- the rpsA gene encoding 30S ribosomal protein S1: protein MSKETNSAELLLNQNVAPEQFDWDSFESGLDADARKEKSDLEEIYNGSLNNLDDNDVLIGKVVRLTDKEAIVDINFKSEGVISLNEFRYNQGLKVGDEVEVMVDKREDKTGQLQLSHRKARTLKAWDKVNELHETGEIVNGFVKSRTKGGMIVDVHGIEAFLPGSQIDVKPIKDYDQFVGKTMEFKVVKINPEFKNVVVSHKALIEADIEGQKKEIIAQLEKGQVLEGTVKNITSYGVFIDLGGVDGLIHITDLSWSRVNHPSEILEDGQTVKVVILDFDDEKTRIQLGMKQLEAHPWDALSADLKVGDKVKGKVVVLADYGAFVEIAPGVEGLIHVSEMSWSTHLRSAGDFVKVGDEVEAEVLTLDREERKISLGIKQLSKDPWENIEAKYPVGSQHVGTVRNFTNFGVFVELEEGIDGLIYISDLSWTKKIKHPSEFCAVGDKLDVVVLELDIQARRLSLGHKQLTENPWDKFETKYAEGTIHAGKAVEVHDKGASVQFEDAEVEAFCPSRLLEKEDGSKIKKGEEADFKVIEFNKEFKRVVVSHTGIFRDEEKKNVKEASSRNVSSSSNNEERSTLGDIDALAELKRKMEEGK, encoded by the coding sequence ATGTCAAAAGAGACAAATTCAGCAGAATTATTATTAAACCAAAACGTAGCACCTGAACAATTTGACTGGGATTCTTTCGAATCTGGTCTTGATGCTGATGCTAGAAAAGAGAAAAGCGATTTAGAAGAGATCTACAACGGATCATTAAACAATTTGGACGACAATGACGTTCTTATTGGTAAAGTTGTAAGATTAACTGATAAAGAAGCTATCGTAGACATCAACTTCAAATCTGAAGGTGTTATCTCTCTAAATGAATTCCGTTACAACCAAGGTCTTAAGGTTGGTGATGAAGTAGAAGTAATGGTTGACAAGAGAGAAGACAAAACTGGACAATTACAGTTATCTCACAGAAAAGCCAGAACGCTTAAAGCTTGGGATAAAGTAAACGAACTTCACGAAACTGGAGAAATCGTTAACGGTTTTGTTAAATCCAGAACTAAAGGGGGGATGATCGTTGACGTTCACGGAATCGAAGCATTCTTACCTGGTTCTCAAATTGACGTTAAGCCAATTAAAGATTACGATCAGTTCGTAGGAAAAACTATGGAGTTCAAAGTGGTGAAAATCAACCCTGAGTTCAAAAACGTAGTAGTTTCTCACAAAGCATTGATCGAAGCAGATATCGAAGGTCAGAAAAAAGAAATCATCGCTCAGCTTGAAAAAGGTCAGGTTCTTGAAGGTACTGTTAAGAACATCACTTCTTACGGGGTATTCATTGACCTAGGTGGTGTAGATGGATTAATTCACATTACAGACCTTTCTTGGTCTAGAGTGAACCACCCATCTGAAATCCTAGAGGACGGACAAACTGTAAAAGTGGTTATCCTTGATTTCGATGATGAGAAAACAAGAATCCAGTTAGGTATGAAGCAATTAGAAGCTCATCCTTGGGATGCTCTTTCTGCTGACTTAAAAGTAGGTGACAAAGTAAAAGGAAAAGTAGTAGTTCTTGCTGACTATGGTGCATTCGTAGAAATCGCTCCAGGTGTTGAAGGATTAATCCACGTTTCTGAAATGTCTTGGTCTACTCACTTAAGATCTGCCGGAGATTTCGTAAAAGTAGGTGATGAAGTTGAAGCTGAAGTATTAACTTTAGACAGAGAAGAAAGAAAAATTTCTCTTGGTATCAAGCAATTATCTAAAGATCCATGGGAGAACATCGAAGCTAAGTATCCTGTAGGATCTCAGCATGTAGGAACTGTAAGAAACTTCACTAACTTTGGTGTATTCGTAGAGTTAGAAGAAGGTATCGACGGATTAATCTACATCTCTGATCTTTCCTGGACTAAGAAAATCAAGCACCCGTCTGAGTTCTGTGCAGTAGGTGATAAATTAGATGTTGTAGTTCTTGAATTAGATATCCAGGCTAGAAGATTATCTCTAGGTCACAAGCAATTGACTGAAAACCCATGGGATAAATTCGAAACTAAATATGCTGAAGGAACTATCCACGCTGGTAAAGCGGTAGAAGTTCACGATAAAGGAGCTTCTGTACAGTTCGAAGATGCTGAGGTTGAAGCGTTCTGCCCTTCAAGATTATTAGAGAAAGAAGATGGATCTAAAATCAAGAAAGGTGAAGAAGCTGATTTCAAAGTAATCGAATTCAACAAAGAATTCAAGAGAGTAGTAGTATCTCACACAGGTATCTTCAGAGATGAAGAGAAGAAAAACGTAAAAGAAGCTTCTTCCAGAAACGTATCTTCTTCTTCTAACAACGAAGAAAGATCTACTCTTGGAGATATCGATGCATTAGCAGAGTTGAAAAGAAAAATGGAAGAAGGTAAATAA
- a CDS encoding T9SS type A sorting domain-containing protein: MKKTFFFFFMALMSWSTFSAQANYIIMVDNGGSMTKTDYQAMRRGVIKLIEQLLACNPENKVAVVQYGNGILDHDTGIYKPLIYIESDYTNDFFTAQNFERRLDFGDHLQQSLGLVKNAIMGIPDPDIISPQKTLNGNKPERVIVFTDAERASASLDSYLVDPVYASNYNSYEAFANVMEFKTNIMTGNSIRFTLIHANSNNDAIEAAAAISSPFGPYSGPLETIPGDPSNGNSRSYFNRDTGFRMAPGEINYWKDIAESICDSNNGGTLDFVYEPGECIYQPGTIAGHYYLPSGATLQSLKVDMINLQTGEVYPVVSDPVFEAGNYFKIHFYSSYSFAEAINAGSTGWHKLRVKMNSNASTHTVYSWNKYPYFDFDIDMSCPQPVSFKSSVTEKAFRLTPNPTIGLFKLMMNKEMKSGTLEIRDLVGNTVYNKVLRGEKEIVIDLSSRKEGIYIVNVTTDKNETYSEKIIKQ; the protein is encoded by the coding sequence ATGAAAAAAACATTTTTCTTTTTCTTCATGGCATTGATGTCATGGAGTACCTTTAGTGCACAGGCTAATTATATCATTATGGTTGATAATGGAGGTTCTATGACTAAGACAGATTATCAAGCGATGAGACGTGGTGTGATTAAGCTAATAGAACAGCTTTTAGCTTGCAATCCTGAAAACAAAGTAGCTGTAGTACAGTATGGAAACGGAATATTGGATCATGATACCGGAATATATAAGCCTTTAATTTATATTGAGTCTGATTATACCAACGATTTTTTTACCGCTCAGAATTTTGAGCGCCGTTTGGATTTTGGAGATCATTTACAGCAATCTTTAGGATTGGTCAAAAATGCAATAATGGGAATTCCGGATCCAGATATAATAAGTCCCCAAAAAACACTAAATGGGAATAAGCCTGAAAGAGTTATTGTATTTACTGACGCAGAACGAGCTTCAGCTAGTCTTGATTCTTATCTTGTAGATCCTGTTTATGCATCAAATTATAATTCATATGAGGCATTTGCCAATGTGATGGAGTTTAAAACGAATATTATGACGGGAAACTCAATAAGATTCACTTTGATTCATGCGAATTCAAATAATGATGCTATTGAGGCAGCAGCAGCTATTTCGAGTCCTTTTGGACCATATTCCGGGCCACTTGAAACGATTCCTGGAGATCCAAGTAATGGTAATTCAAGGTCATATTTTAATAGAGATACTGGATTTCGTATGGCGCCTGGTGAAATTAATTATTGGAAGGATATTGCGGAAAGTATTTGTGACTCTAATAATGGAGGAACCTTAGATTTTGTTTATGAGCCAGGAGAGTGTATATATCAGCCTGGTACTATTGCCGGGCATTATTATCTTCCATCTGGTGCTACTTTACAGAGCCTTAAGGTGGATATGATCAATTTGCAAACGGGTGAAGTGTATCCTGTGGTTTCTGATCCTGTATTTGAGGCAGGAAACTATTTCAAGATTCATTTCTATTCTTCTTACAGTTTTGCCGAGGCAATAAATGCAGGCTCAACAGGTTGGCACAAGCTTAGGGTAAAAATGAATTCAAATGCGTCTACCCATACGGTGTATAGCTGGAATAAATATCCGTATTTTGACTTTGATATTGATATGAGTTGTCCACAGCCTGTAAGTTTTAAGTCTTCAGTAACGGAAAAGGCTTTCCGGCTGACTCCAAATCCTACTATTGGTTTGTTTAAATTAATGATGAACAAAGAAATGAAATCGGGAACATTGGAGATCAGAGATCTCGTTGGAAATACAGTATATAATAAAGTACTTCGTGGAGAAAAAGAAATAGTGATAGATCTGAGCTCCCGCAAAGAAGGAATTTATATCGTTAATGTAACAACAGATAAAAATGAAACTTACTCAGAAAAAATAATAAAACAATAA
- a CDS encoding EamA family transporter, which translates to MKKKNILKGVLFVGIGASIYGMLATFVKMAYHDGFTTSEVTTSQFVLGLAGLLILNLIQTATTKQKLSLPSSREVRMLMLAGTSLGGTSLFYYIAVQYINVSIAIVLLMQSVWFSVVVESILTKKLPNARKVISVIIVLLGTVLATNLINMEIELDWHGVFWGLMAAASYTLTMFTSNTIATHLPVFRKSFIMLAGGSVVVFSFLFFAQIGPMHFEGLKSLYLNFTENTEHIHPFNYSIFWTYGIILALFGTIIPPVLFNIGFPNAGLGLGSIVSSLELPVSVTMAFVLLGEKVFLIQWVGIILILFAIVLMNLPSKKEKEVQMAELS; encoded by the coding sequence ATGAAGAAGAAAAATATACTAAAAGGTGTTTTATTTGTCGGGATTGGAGCTAGTATATATGGTATGTTGGCCACATTTGTTAAAATGGCTTACCATGACGGTTTTACAACTTCAGAGGTAACCACATCCCAGTTTGTGTTAGGTTTAGCAGGACTTTTAATCCTGAATTTAATACAAACCGCAACCACAAAACAAAAACTATCATTACCAAGTTCCAGGGAAGTCAGAATGTTGATGCTTGCAGGGACTTCATTGGGAGGAACAAGTTTATTCTATTACATCGCTGTTCAGTACATCAATGTTTCCATTGCTATTGTATTGCTGATGCAGTCGGTATGGTTCAGTGTGGTGGTGGAAAGTATTCTGACCAAAAAATTACCCAATGCCAGAAAAGTAATTTCTGTAATTATTGTATTATTGGGAACAGTATTGGCTACAAACCTCATCAATATGGAAATAGAGCTGGATTGGCACGGAGTCTTCTGGGGATTGATGGCTGCCGCTTCCTATACATTAACGATGTTTACTTCCAATACAATAGCGACACATTTACCTGTTTTCAGAAAAAGTTTTATCATGCTGGCAGGAGGATCTGTAGTTGTTTTTTCATTCCTTTTCTTTGCCCAGATAGGACCTATGCATTTTGAGGGATTGAAATCATTGTATCTGAATTTTACAGAAAATACAGAACACATTCATCCTTTTAATTATTCGATTTTCTGGACCTATGGAATTATTTTAGCTTTGTTTGGAACTATTATTCCTCCGGTTCTGTTCAATATCGGTTTCCCGAATGCGGGCTTAGGATTGGGAAGTATTGTTTCTTCTCTGGAACTTCCGGTTTCCGTAACCATGGCCTTCGTTTTGTTGGGCGAAAAAGTCTTTTTAATACAATGGGTGGGGATCATTTTGATTCTTTTTGCTATTGTTTTAATGAACCTGCCTTCAAAGAAAGAAAAAGAAGTCCAAATGGCAGAATTATCTTAA